A stretch of Spirochaetota bacterium DNA encodes these proteins:
- a CDS encoding tetratricopeptide repeat protein, whose protein sequence is MSQLKLVNKLEELLSTSAETGNYADTVKLLTDMFEMNPTESLYSFYLGLLLVRTKNYQSGIKYLEQAKNAKLDPGQRLRCLIFLGKAYADVKAYSKAERAFREALQTGVPEPGAYSALGAIFYERNMVNQAIDALRKALEIDPNYVGAINNLGYILVETKKDIAQGVSLCRKAVKLDPENPAYRDSLGKALFDNKLYDEAKEELEIAMKLSPNNETIIKRYKNVLEKMEGK, encoded by the coding sequence ATGTCTCAACTAAAATTAGTTAATAAACTAGAAGAATTATTATCTACAAGTGCAGAAACTGGCAATTATGCAGACACAGTGAAGTTATTAACAGATATGTTTGAAATGAATCCTACAGAATCTCTTTATAGTTTTTATTTAGGGCTATTATTAGTTCGTACAAAGAATTATCAAAGTGGTATCAAATATTTAGAACAGGCAAAAAATGCAAAACTAGATCCAGGACAGAGACTACGCTGTTTAATCTTTTTAGGCAAAGCTTATGCTGATGTAAAAGCTTATAGTAAGGCTGAGAGAGCGTTTAGAGAAGCCTTACAAACGGGAGTACCAGAACCTGGTGCATATTCTGCATTAGGTGCTATTTTCTATGAAAGAAACATGGTAAATCAAGCTATAGATGCTCTGAGAAAAGCATTGGAGATAGATCCTAACTATGTTGGTGCTATTAATAATTTAGGATATATTCTAGTTGAGACTAAAAAAGATATCGCTCAAGGAGTGAGTCTTTGTCGAAAAGCAGTAAAGCTGGATCCAGAAAATCCTGCATATAGGGATAGCTTAGGTAAGGCTCTTTTTGATAATAAACTTTACGATGAAGCAAAAGAAGAATTAGAAATAGCGATGAAATTATCACCAAATAATGAAACAATTATAAAACGATATAAAAATGTACTAGAAAAAATGGAGGGAAAATGA
- a CDS encoding tetratricopeptide repeat protein, which produces MSEIQMKIEQAKILSLQKKYEESLELYLELENSNTEIDDYNRAKIYAGIGNIYRAELQFSKAIKYFHKALDFSSTNKLALKGIANSYRGIKDRQQELSWWLKYIEVDNKDFLALTRIADVYRNLGNLGKAEQYYLMTLDNQSTNKFALMGLGDLYYKCKNYDQALIYWEQLLDLYPEFINIITMVGNIYRLRKDFPKAMEYYQKAYKSSSNNNFVLYGIADTLRGSKQYAESIYFWKELLERDSENPKILTRIADIYFALEQYDEAEVQYNLAWTKFQDKYGFVGRIRIAIYKKQFEEAYSMLLELLSMYGKDTRIVMLSIDMLVTIGKSKEISSILSNYMEISMNMDVSNYLSKIIV; this is translated from the coding sequence ATGTCAGAAATTCAAATGAAAATTGAGCAGGCAAAAATTTTATCACTTCAAAAAAAATACGAGGAATCTCTTGAATTATATTTAGAGTTAGAAAATAGTAATACAGAAATAGATGATTATAATCGTGCAAAGATATATGCTGGTATAGGTAATATATATAGGGCTGAATTACAATTTAGTAAAGCTATTAAATATTTTCACAAAGCATTAGATTTTAGTTCTACTAACAAACTTGCTCTCAAAGGTATTGCTAATTCATATAGAGGTATCAAAGATAGACAACAAGAGCTATCTTGGTGGTTGAAATATATTGAAGTTGATAACAAAGATTTTCTTGCTTTAACTAGAATTGCAGATGTGTATAGAAATTTGGGTAATCTTGGAAAAGCAGAACAATATTATTTGATGACTTTGGATAATCAATCTACTAACAAATTTGCTCTTATGGGTCTAGGTGATTTATATTATAAGTGTAAAAATTATGATCAAGCATTAATTTATTGGGAACAATTGTTAGATCTTTATCCTGAATTTATAAATATTATAACTATGGTTGGTAATATTTATCGTTTACGCAAAGATTTTCCAAAAGCAATGGAATATTATCAAAAAGCATACAAATCATCATCTAATAATAATTTTGTGTTATATGGTATTGCAGATACACTAAGAGGATCTAAGCAATATGCAGAATCTATTTATTTTTGGAAAGAACTCTTAGAAAGAGATTCTGAAAATCCAAAGATCCTGACAAGAATTGCAGATATTTATTTTGCTTTAGAACAATATGATGAAGCAGAAGTACAATACAACTTGGCATGGACTAAATTTCAAGATAAATATGGTTTTGTTGGAAGAATTCGGATTGCAATATATAAAAAACAATTTGAAGAAGCATACTCTATGTTATTAGAGTTACTATCTATGTATGGTAAGGATACACGTATTGTTATGTTAAGTATAGATATGTTGGTTACTATAGGTAAATCCAAAGAGATTAGTTCAATTTTATCTAATTATATGGAAATATCTATGAATATGGATGTTTCTAATTATTTATCAAAAATTATTGTTTAA
- a CDS encoding DUF3536 domain-containing protein encodes MSQNNFILHGHFYQPPRENPWTGFVDRQQSAYPYNDWNIRINTECYAACTRTPVFENDEIIKIINCFEYLSFNIGPTLLSWMEKQDADPRTLHKIIEGDKISVYRNNGHGNAIAQVYSHMIMPLATNKDQYTQILWGLKDFRMRFGRDSEGIWLSETAINNETASILVDCGIKFVILSPYQAEKIISKEHTINVLGGKIDSTKPYYLNTKNGKLAIFFYDPLLASEISFGTLLEDSNRLLNTIKEEFNKQNKLTKLVHTATDGEVYGHHKSYGNMSLARVIYDITKDTNSEIVFTNYGKFLVENPPQEECELYLGDRGEGSSWSCVHGVGRWIRDCGCHTGGGENWNQKWREPLRETFDLLRNELYKNVEKHSSDLIVDIWEARNDYFIPLTQKTQESYEYFFTKHQKKILSELEKSKVLQMMESLRYAMLMYTSCGWFFSDISGIETIQDILYAVRSYEFAKDILDPQTSVKCRNILSQSYSNIKSEGNGATILDLSVNKYRIYKENFITYICWLVIHEGIEVTVQGTNEFIYTIIWQDEILKRYILNFTNYMGISDTIAFQYYNDDSTNKLLWRKIVIINNLEFEDQNFWTNINNNWLTSMLSSLPLYLRIRFIARSIQFEIERKKYKNFDENALFLNAVWGAESFLLPYEKRVLVFYYASNIYDFAQNMIHQDNLKDIELFIKEAELLKKSASSKEEAILFLEPIAIALEKYLLKTFEMKDSNMLKNARIIFWSIKDNINAVELDILRDIMYYFNIVNLEYIKDVTFLIEFNILMKDMRFYNV; translated from the coding sequence ATGTCTCAAAACAATTTTATCTTACATGGACACTTTTATCAACCACCACGAGAGAATCCTTGGACTGGATTTGTTGATAGACAGCAATCTGCGTACCCTTATAATGATTGGAATATTAGAATTAACACAGAATGCTATGCAGCATGTACTAGAACACCAGTTTTTGAAAATGATGAAATTATTAAAATTATAAATTGTTTTGAATATTTATCTTTTAATATAGGTCCAACATTATTATCTTGGATGGAAAAACAAGATGCTGATCCGAGAACTTTACATAAAATTATAGAAGGTGATAAGATTTCTGTATACAGAAATAACGGACATGGTAATGCTATTGCTCAAGTTTATAGTCATATGATTATGCCTTTAGCTACAAACAAAGATCAATACACTCAAATTTTGTGGGGTTTAAAAGATTTCAGAATGAGATTTGGGAGAGATTCAGAAGGGATATGGCTTAGTGAAACTGCTATCAATAATGAAACTGCTAGTATATTGGTAGATTGTGGAATAAAATTTGTGATACTATCACCTTATCAAGCTGAAAAAATTATATCAAAAGAACACACTATAAATGTTTTAGGTGGTAAGATCGATTCTACAAAACCATATTATCTGAATACTAAAAATGGTAAATTAGCAATATTTTTTTATGATCCTCTACTCGCATCAGAAATTAGCTTTGGCACTTTATTAGAAGATTCAAATCGTCTTTTGAATACTATTAAAGAGGAGTTTAACAAACAAAATAAACTAACAAAATTAGTCCATACAGCCACAGATGGAGAAGTTTATGGACATCACAAATCGTATGGTAATATGTCTTTGGCAAGAGTGATTTATGATATAACTAAAGATACTAATTCAGAGATTGTTTTTACTAATTATGGCAAATTTTTAGTAGAAAATCCTCCACAAGAAGAATGTGAATTATATCTTGGAGATCGTGGTGAGGGATCGTCATGGAGTTGTGTTCATGGAGTTGGTCGTTGGATTAGAGATTGTGGGTGTCATACAGGTGGTGGTGAAAATTGGAATCAAAAATGGAGAGAGCCATTAAGAGAAACTTTTGACTTACTAAGAAATGAATTGTATAAAAATGTAGAAAAACACTCCAGTGATCTTATTGTTGATATATGGGAGGCAAGAAATGACTATTTTATTCCTTTGACACAAAAAACACAAGAATCATATGAATATTTTTTCACTAAACATCAAAAAAAAATATTATCAGAATTAGAAAAAAGTAAGGTTCTTCAAATGATGGAATCATTACGCTATGCGATGTTGATGTATACTAGCTGTGGATGGTTTTTTTCTGATATATCAGGTATAGAAACAATACAAGATATTTTGTATGCTGTGAGATCTTATGAATTTGCAAAAGATATATTAGATCCTCAAACAAGTGTAAAATGTCGTAATATATTATCTCAATCTTATAGTAATATCAAATCTGAAGGTAATGGAGCCACTATATTAGATCTTAGTGTAAATAAATATAGAATTTACAAAGAAAATTTCATAACTTATATTTGTTGGCTAGTGATTCATGAAGGTATAGAGGTTACTGTACAAGGTACTAATGAATTTATATACACTATTATTTGGCAAGATGAAATATTAAAAAGATATATTTTGAATTTCACTAATTATATGGGTATTAGTGATACAATAGCTTTTCAATATTACAATGATGATAGTACAAATAAATTATTATGGCGAAAAATAGTGATTATTAATAATTTAGAATTTGAAGATCAAAATTTTTGGACTAATATTAATAATAATTGGTTAACATCTATGTTATCATCATTACCCCTATATTTGAGAATTCGATTTATAGCTCGTAGTATTCAATTTGAAATAGAAAGAAAAAAATATAAAAATTTTGATGAAAACGCATTGTTTTTGAATGCTGTTTGGGGTGCAGAATCTTTTTTATTACCATATGAAAAAAGAGTTCTTGTATTTTATTACGCATCTAATATATATGATTTTGCGCAAAACATGATACATCAAGATAATTTAAAAGATATAGAATTGTTTATCAAAGAAGCTGAGCTATTGAAAAAAAGTGCCTCATCTAAAGAAGAAGCAATTCTTTTTCTAGAGCCTATAGCTATAGCATTAGAAAAATATCTTCTTAAAACTTTTGAGATGAAAGATAGTAATATGTTAAAAAATGCACGTATAATCTTTTGGAGTATAAAAGATAATATTAATGCTGTTGAGTTAGATATATTAAGAGATATTATGTATTATTTTAATATTGTAAATCTAGAATATATCAAAGATGTTACATTTTTGATAGAATTTAATATATTAATGAAAGATATGCGTTTTTATAATGTATGA
- a CDS encoding HD domain-containing protein, with protein sequence MQKLFDYYIPEDIVHISNILLSYNHELRLVGGAVRDSLRGKQVSDFDLATSATPEQIQKIFQYNKNYLLIPTGIAHGTLTLVVNKNNYEITSYRIDGIYSDNRHPDQVSFTTSLEEDLSRRDFTINAIAVDPITREIIDPFNGQDDINKKIIKTVGNPTQRFKEDALRMLRACRFASKLEYQINTSTQIAIKELSCNINEVSQERIRDEIMKILSSNKPSIGFNLLHDLALLPIILPELEEGYGVEQNEFHKYDVYRHNVETCNHMNKDNLIGRLAALLHDIGKPRAKKFALKIGNGNVFYNHEIIGAKMTKNLMKRLKFSNEEINTCVLLVELHMFYYTSDWHDGAIRRFLKRFDGNIYFLNLLFKLREADRNGSGTKKNSPYILQEFRKRIDNILKDDAALKVSDLDINGTQLIELLNLKPSPIIGQILHHLLELVLDDPKINTYDVLISEATAFINSKSI encoded by the coding sequence GTGCAAAAATTATTTGATTACTATATTCCTGAAGATATAGTACATATATCTAATATTTTATTATCTTATAATCATGAATTAAGATTAGTTGGCGGTGCTGTTAGAGATTCTCTACGAGGTAAACAAGTTTCTGATTTTGATTTGGCAACATCCGCTACTCCAGAACAAATACAAAAAATATTTCAATATAATAAAAATTATCTTTTAATACCTACAGGAATAGCTCATGGCACACTGACTTTAGTTGTTAATAAAAATAACTATGAAATAACTAGCTATAGAATAGACGGCATTTATTCTGATAATAGACATCCTGATCAAGTATCTTTTACAACTTCTCTTGAAGAAGATCTTTCTCGTAGAGATTTTACTATTAATGCCATTGCTGTAGATCCTATTACACGAGAAATCATTGATCCTTTTAACGGTCAAGACGATATCAATAAAAAAATTATAAAAACTGTTGGCAATCCTACACAACGTTTTAAAGAAGACGCTTTACGCATGCTCAGAGCTTGTCGTTTTGCAAGTAAGTTAGAATATCAAATTAATACATCTACCCAAATCGCTATCAAAGAATTATCTTGCAATATCAATGAAGTATCACAAGAGCGTATTCGTGATGAAATAATGAAAATATTAAGCAGTAATAAACCTTCTATTGGATTTAATTTATTACACGATCTTGCATTATTACCTATTATTCTACCAGAATTGGAAGAAGGTTATGGGGTAGAACAAAATGAATTTCACAAATATGATGTTTACCGACACAATGTAGAAACATGCAATCATATGAACAAAGACAATCTAATTGGAAGGTTAGCAGCTTTATTACATGATATTGGAAAACCTCGTGCAAAAAAATTTGCATTAAAAATTGGTAATGGAAATGTTTTTTATAATCATGAAATTATTGGTGCTAAAATGACTAAAAATTTGATGAAACGATTAAAGTTTTCTAATGAAGAAATTAATACCTGTGTTTTATTAGTAGAATTACACATGTTTTATTATACCAGTGATTGGCATGATGGTGCTATAAGACGTTTTTTAAAACGCTTTGATGGTAATATTTATTTTTTAAACTTATTATTCAAATTAAGAGAAGCTGACCGTAATGGTAGTGGTACTAAAAAAAATAGCCCTTATATTCTTCAAGAATTTCGTAAACGAATTGATAATATATTAAAAGATGATGCTGCTTTGAAAGTTTCAGATTTGGATATTAATGGAACTCAATTAATAGAGTTATTAAATTTAAAACCCTCGCCTATTATTGGACAAATTCTTCATCATTTATTAGAATTAGTATTAGATGATCCAAAAATAAATACTTACGATGTCTTAATATCAGAAGCAACTGCATTTATTAATAGTAAATCTATATAA
- a CDS encoding mechanosensitive ion channel: MLPAILKKLQNNMIAQSNIIDPESVDVLSNTSLSNTMLLEVAISLMAKSPNSIIKIIYHIIKDNPYAIFLFVVISVFIFTVFLRFLFYIFTQKSKNMKKHLGRRIFNTLLSSRFILIGFLLGIIIGVDFLRIPSPIANLIKGCMFSILLWIFYVITNKIISIYTRAILISHTHGAKIKFFKNKNAFIVIARACHITWFLFSVTILLGLWGVEIGPILAGLGIAGIVVGLALQDSLSHIVGGVSLMLDETYTEGDYIILDNKNEGIIFQIGYRSTKLRTFDEEIIAIPNGLLSKMVITNLSQPVKRIRVNLFYKTYAEDASVEQIKELLIQAVTNTSAILIYPEPYIYFLEPKGNLYSFRLSFYISSPLNKMFTTDLVQQEIVRLCTVHHIRFGIDENIIHIKDK, translated from the coding sequence ATGTTACCAGCTATCTTGAAAAAATTACAAAATAATATGATTGCACAATCTAATATTATTGACCCAGAGTCTGTAGATGTCCTTTCTAACACGAGTTTATCTAACACAATGCTACTAGAAGTAGCAATATCTTTGATGGCTAAATCACCTAATTCTATTATTAAGATCATTTACCATATTATCAAAGACAATCCTTATGCTATTTTTTTATTTGTTGTTATATCTGTTTTTATATTCACAGTGTTTTTACGCTTTCTTTTTTATATCTTTACTCAAAAATCTAAAAATATGAAAAAACATCTTGGTCGAAGAATTTTTAACACATTACTATCATCCCGATTTATTCTTATAGGATTTTTATTAGGTATTATTATAGGAGTAGATTTTCTTAGAATTCCAAGCCCTATAGCAAATCTAATCAAAGGGTGTATGTTTTCTATTTTATTATGGATTTTTTATGTTATTACTAATAAAATAATATCTATTTATACTAGAGCTATCCTTATATCACATACGCATGGAGCAAAAATAAAGTTTTTTAAAAACAAAAATGCTTTTATAGTTATTGCTAGAGCTTGTCATATTACTTGGTTTCTATTTTCTGTAACTATTCTCTTAGGGCTATGGGGTGTAGAAATAGGTCCTATCTTAGCTGGTTTGGGTATTGCTGGTATCGTAGTCGGTCTTGCCTTACAAGATTCATTATCCCATATTGTTGGAGGTGTATCTTTAATGCTTGACGAAACATATACTGAAGGTGATTATATTATTTTAGATAACAAGAATGAAGGTATTATTTTTCAAATTGGGTATCGTAGTACAAAATTACGCACTTTTGATGAAGAAATCATCGCTATTCCTAATGGTCTTCTTTCTAAAATGGTCATTACTAATTTATCACAACCTGTAAAAAGAATTCGAGTGAATCTTTTTTACAAAACATATGCTGAAGATGCAAGTGTAGAACAAATTAAAGAACTGTTAATACAGGCTGTAACAAACACATCTGCTATCCTTATTTATCCAGAACCTTATATTTATTTTTTAGAACCCAAAGGTAATTTATACTCTTTTAGACTATCATTTTATATTAGCTCTCCTCTGAATAAAATGTTTACTACAGATTTAGTTCAACAAGAAATTGTTAGAT